One Chlorobaculum limnaeum genomic window carries:
- a CDS encoding photosystem P840 reaction-center cytochrome c-551, protein MDNKSNGKLIALAVGGAVLMGALFFSVSFLTGYAPAPNSIPALVPLKSFMGWFLLIFCASLIIMGLGKMSGAISDKWFLSFPLSIFVIVMVMFFSLRLYWEGGRTTTMDGKYIRTTAQLSDFLNKPASTSDLPPVPEGFDFNAAKELVDAKCNKCHTLDSVADAFRTKFKKTGQVRLIVKRMQEFPGSGITAEEINTIGTWLQEKY, encoded by the coding sequence ATGGACAACAAGTCAAACGGTAAGCTTATTGCTCTTGCAGTAGGCGGGGCTGTCTTAATGGGAGCTTTGTTTTTCTCGGTATCTTTCCTGACCGGCTACGCTCCGGCGCCGAATTCCATTCCAGCTCTGGTTCCGCTGAAGTCATTCATGGGATGGTTCCTGCTCATTTTCTGCGCTTCTCTCATTATCATGGGTCTTGGCAAGATGTCCGGGGCTATCAGCGACAAATGGTTCCTGAGCTTCCCGCTGAGCATTTTCGTGATCGTCATGGTGATGTTTTTCAGCCTTAGGCTCTACTGGGAGGGTGGACGCACCACCACGATGGACGGCAAGTACATTCGTACAACCGCCCAGCTTTCAGATTTCCTCAACAAGCCCGCCTCGACGAGCGATCTTCCCCCGGTTCCCGAAGGCTTCGATTTCAATGCTGCAAAGGAGCTTGTCGACGCAAAGTGCAACAAGTGCCATACCCTTGATTCTGTCGCTGACGCTTTTCGCACCAAGTTCAAGAAAACCGGTCAGGTCAGGCTTATCGTCAAGAGAATGCAGGAGTTCCCCGGTTCCGGCATAACCGCGGAAGAAATCAATACCATCGGTACCTGGCTTCAGGAGAAGTACTGA
- a CDS encoding tyrosine recombinase XerC — MKRSTPDRVPKKEVASFRWLDAFLAYLQSARNVSPKTVTAYTTDLIQFFEFLKEERGLDALAAVDPELVEVPDVRHFMGRLLDSGVKPRSIARKLASVKSFYRYLLDTGKIDRSPLSLVLTPRLDRKMPEFLSEEEASRLFDQFLPSESNCSGEEDRRKVGERMFELSRDRAVLEVLYGCGLRISEVTGLETADIDLAHGFLKVTGKGRKQRIVPLGEPAAEALRNYFEVRRNFFRILKEGAGEASRVFVTAKGRQIYPMLVQRMTKRYLSAVTESEKKNPHMLRHTFATHMLNGGADLKSVSEMLGHSSLTTTELYTHVTFNRLREVYNKAHPRA, encoded by the coding sequence ATGAAGAGAAGCACCCCTGATCGAGTTCCGAAAAAAGAGGTCGCCAGTTTCCGGTGGCTCGATGCGTTTCTCGCGTATCTCCAGTCCGCCCGCAACGTCTCGCCTAAAACGGTGACGGCTTACACGACCGATCTGATCCAGTTTTTTGAATTCCTGAAGGAGGAACGCGGCCTCGACGCTCTTGCCGCCGTCGATCCGGAGCTGGTCGAAGTGCCCGATGTGCGGCATTTCATGGGCCGCCTGCTCGATAGCGGCGTCAAGCCCCGTTCGATTGCGCGCAAGCTCGCCTCGGTCAAGAGCTTCTACCGTTATCTGCTCGATACCGGAAAGATCGACCGTTCGCCGCTTTCCCTGGTTCTCACACCAAGGCTCGACCGGAAGATGCCCGAATTCCTGAGCGAAGAGGAGGCGTCGCGGCTTTTTGACCAGTTTTTGCCGTCAGAGAGCAACTGCTCCGGCGAGGAGGATCGACGGAAAGTCGGGGAGCGGATGTTCGAACTGTCGAGAGACCGTGCGGTGCTCGAAGTGCTCTACGGTTGCGGCCTGCGAATCTCCGAGGTGACTGGTCTGGAAACCGCTGATATCGATCTCGCGCATGGCTTTCTGAAAGTTACCGGAAAGGGGCGCAAACAACGGATCGTGCCGCTTGGCGAACCCGCCGCCGAGGCGCTCAGAAATTATTTTGAAGTCAGGCGAAACTTCTTTAGAATATTGAAAGAGGGGGCTGGTGAAGCTTCGAGAGTCTTCGTAACGGCAAAAGGCAGACAGATTTATCCCATGCTTGTGCAGAGAATGACAAAGAGGTATCTCTCAGCGGTTACCGAATCGGAAAAGAAAAACCCACACATGCTCCGGCACACCTTTGCAACGCACATGCTCAACGGCGGAGCAGACCTGAAAAGCGTCAGCGAAATGCTCGGCCACAGCAGTCTGACGACCACGGAGCTGTACACCCATGTGACGTTCAACAGGCTGAGGGAAGTTTATAACAAAGCTCATCCGAGGGCCTGA
- a CDS encoding ABC transporter permease translates to MLRYILKRLLIAVPLIFGVLTLTFFIIRLAPGDPAAFFIQPGISPNVAEQIRQQYGLNDPLPVQYVKWLGNVLHGDFGRSFSRAQQPVIEVIAEALPVTMTIAVLTLVANFAFGIIIGVISAVKQNSFLDRFLTVTALFFYSMPEFWLALMMIILFALKWPLFPVSGLNEIGAESYGAFGFVMDRIWHLALPVTVLSINGSAGIARYVRGSMLEVIRQDYIRTARAKGLSERVVILKHALRNALLPVITLMGSSLPFIFSGALFIEVIFAFPGMGRVTVEAIFARDYPLIIANTFVSGVMIVFGNLLADVLYAVVDPRIKL, encoded by the coding sequence ATGCTCAGATATATTCTCAAACGGCTGCTGATCGCCGTGCCGCTCATCTTCGGGGTGCTGACCCTGACCTTCTTCATCATCCGGCTCGCGCCGGGCGATCCGGCGGCGTTCTTCATCCAGCCGGGCATCAGCCCCAATGTCGCCGAGCAGATTCGCCAGCAGTACGGGCTGAACGACCCGCTGCCGGTGCAGTACGTCAAGTGGCTCGGCAACGTGCTGCACGGCGATTTTGGCCGCAGCTTCAGCCGCGCCCAGCAGCCGGTGATCGAGGTGATAGCCGAGGCGCTGCCGGTGACGATGACCATCGCCGTGCTCACGCTTGTGGCAAACTTCGCCTTCGGCATCATCATCGGCGTGATTTCGGCGGTCAAACAGAACAGCTTTCTGGACCGCTTTCTGACGGTAACGGCGCTCTTTTTCTACTCCATGCCGGAGTTCTGGCTCGCCCTGATGATGATCATTCTCTTCGCCCTGAAGTGGCCGCTTTTCCCGGTCTCCGGCCTGAACGAAATCGGAGCGGAGAGCTACGGCGCGTTCGGCTTCGTCATGGACAGAATCTGGCATCTCGCCCTGCCGGTGACGGTGCTGAGCATCAACGGTTCTGCCGGAATCGCCCGCTACGTACGCGGCAGCATGCTGGAGGTGATCCGCCAGGACTACATCCGCACGGCGCGGGCCAAGGGGCTCTCCGAGCGGGTGGTGATCCTGAAGCACGCCCTGCGCAACGCGCTTCTGCCGGTGATCACCCTGATGGGCAGTTCGCTGCCTTTCATCTTCAGCGGGGCGCTCTTCATCGAGGTGATCTTCGCCTTCCCCGGCATGGGACGCGTGACCGTCGAGGCGATCTTCGCCCGCGACTACCCGCTGATCATCGCCAACACCTTCGTGTCGGGCGTGATGATCGTTTTCGGCAACCTGCTCGCCGACGTGCTCTACGCCGTGGTCGATCCGAGGATCAAACTGTGA
- a CDS encoding DUF4905 domain-containing protein: MNTEASEKRPIQTSAEQLWSWHGGSGALIWQLMFGGETVMGINRFPQERKASFFCLESSSGRVLRDDFVLTFDNGESEAPVGDGWMIGLETVHGNLLFCHAYQAGSPEHQGIWALDLPAGRVSWGRPDLVYMANFGDAILAYRSIVFAGFPERDYFLIDPLTGRELEHLGTAHERPNRLRDAAQSEEERQGILLPDATFDELGHVEHIESGSMTVTVRHRMEHGAEGIPAWVSTLCVSEGDRLIHEAVMASGEPMPVFNSFLIKDDRLYYIKERESLVSLVIS; encoded by the coding sequence ATGAATACTGAAGCATCGGAGAAGCGTCCGATACAGACATCCGCCGAACAGCTCTGGTCGTGGCATGGCGGCAGCGGTGCGCTCATCTGGCAACTGATGTTTGGCGGCGAAACGGTGATGGGCATCAATCGTTTTCCACAGGAGCGCAAGGCGTCGTTCTTCTGCCTCGAATCCTCCTCGGGCCGCGTGCTGCGTGACGATTTCGTGCTGACTTTCGATAATGGCGAATCTGAAGCTCCGGTTGGTGACGGCTGGATGATCGGGCTCGAAACGGTTCACGGCAACCTGCTCTTCTGCCACGCATACCAGGCTGGAAGCCCGGAGCACCAAGGCATTTGGGCGCTCGATCTTCCGGCAGGGCGCGTCTCCTGGGGCCGTCCCGATCTCGTGTACATGGCCAATTTCGGCGATGCCATTCTCGCCTACCGGTCGATCGTCTTCGCGGGGTTTCCCGAGCGGGACTACTTCCTGATCGATCCCTTGACCGGTCGCGAACTCGAACACCTCGGCACGGCGCACGAGCGTCCCAACCGGCTCCGCGACGCGGCGCAAAGCGAAGAGGAGCGGCAGGGCATTTTGCTGCCCGATGCCACTTTTGACGAGCTGGGCCACGTCGAGCATATCGAAAGCGGCTCGATGACCGTCACGGTACGGCACCGGATGGAGCACGGCGCGGAGGGCATTCCCGCCTGGGTCTCCACGCTGTGCGTGAGCGAAGGTGATCGCCTCATCCATGAAGCGGTGATGGCTTCCGGGGAACCGATGCCGGTTTTCAACAGTTTTCTCATCAAAGACGACCGGTTGTATTACATCAAAGAGAGAGAGAGCCTCGTCAGTCTCGTTATTTCATGA
- the queF gene encoding preQ(1) synthase: MKKEIIEVFDNTFPGRDYTIEIVNPEFTSVCPKTGLPDFGTITVNYVPDKSCIELKSLKYYYLEFRNAGIFYENITNRILDDLVEACQPRRMSVKAEWNARGGITETVTVSYSASQQ, from the coding sequence ATGAAAAAAGAGATCATCGAAGTTTTCGACAACACCTTTCCCGGCAGGGACTACACCATCGAGATCGTCAATCCCGAATTCACTTCGGTCTGCCCCAAAACCGGCCTGCCTGACTTCGGCACGATCACCGTCAACTACGTGCCCGACAAAAGCTGCATCGAACTCAAATCCCTCAAGTACTACTACCTCGAATTCCGCAACGCGGGAATCTTCTATGAAAACATCACCAACAGGATTCTCGACGACCTGGTCGAAGCCTGCCAGCCAAGAAGGATGAGCGTCAAAGCCGAGTGGAACGCCAGGGGCGGCATCACCGAGACGGTCACCGTCAGCTACAGCGCCAGCCAGCAGTAA
- the ruvB gene encoding Holliday junction branch migration DNA helicase RuvB: protein MRIEALNTAPDATEVRFEEQIRPQRMGDFAGQKKLTDNLKVFITAARKRDEALDHVLLSGPPGLGKTTLAHIIASEMGGGIKITSGPLIDKPGNLAGLLTSMKKGDILFIDEIHRLAPAVEEYLYSAMEDYRIDILLDSGPASRAVQLRLEPFTLVGATTRAGLLTSPLRARFGINNRLDYYTPEILQGIVVRAAGILNIGVDEDAAMEIARRSRGTPRIANRLLRRARDFAQVAGDASISLAVARRTLESLEIDEGGLDDMDKKILEAIVRKFNGGPVGVASLAVSVGEEQDTIEEVYEPYLIQMGYLSRTPRGRVATRLAMQRFSHPGISAEGPLFDAAESHDG, encoded by the coding sequence GTGAGGATTGAAGCCCTGAATACCGCTCCCGACGCGACGGAAGTCCGCTTTGAGGAGCAGATACGGCCGCAGCGGATGGGCGATTTTGCCGGTCAGAAGAAGCTGACCGACAACCTGAAGGTGTTTATTACCGCGGCCCGCAAACGCGACGAGGCGCTCGACCACGTGCTGCTCTCCGGCCCGCCCGGCCTCGGCAAGACCACGCTCGCCCACATCATCGCCTCCGAGATGGGGGGCGGCATCAAGATCACCTCCGGCCCGCTGATCGACAAACCGGGCAACCTGGCAGGGTTGCTCACCAGCATGAAAAAGGGGGACATTCTCTTCATCGACGAAATCCACCGGCTCGCTCCGGCGGTCGAGGAGTACCTCTACTCGGCGATGGAGGATTACCGCATCGACATCCTGCTCGACAGCGGCCCGGCGTCGCGGGCGGTGCAGCTCAGGCTCGAACCCTTCACGCTGGTCGGAGCGACCACGCGGGCGGGCCTTCTGACCTCGCCGCTCCGGGCGCGATTCGGCATCAACAACCGCCTCGACTACTACACGCCCGAGATTCTCCAGGGCATCGTCGTCCGGGCGGCGGGCATCCTGAACATCGGCGTCGATGAGGACGCCGCGATGGAGATCGCCCGACGCTCGCGAGGCACCCCGCGTATCGCCAATCGCCTCTTGCGCCGCGCGCGCGATTTCGCGCAGGTGGCGGGCGACGCCTCGATTTCGCTCGCCGTTGCGCGGCGCACGCTCGAATCGCTCGAGATCGACGAAGGGGGCCTTGACGACATGGACAAGAAGATTCTCGAAGCGATCGTGCGCAAGTTCAACGGCGGCCCGGTCGGCGTGGCCTCGCTCGCCGTTTCGGTCGGCGAGGAGCAGGACACCATTGAGGAGGTCTACGAACCCTACCTGATCCAGATGGGCTACCTCTCCCGGACGCCTCGGGGACGTGTGGCCACCCGGCTCGCCATGCAACGCTTTTCCCATCCGGGCATCTCCGCAGAGGGGCCGCTGTTCGACGCCGCCGAAAGTCATGACGGATAG
- a CDS encoding class I SAM-dependent methyltransferase, with the protein MPFERYTVPVSGSSDAAIDEELTRLRAELAAEYDLREVSHRFAESDFTFLSVLDSYALLDRIDPAAFVKDEQMPYWAEIWPAAVTLSRQIMESGELAGKSVLELGAGVGMASIAAARSGARVLCTDYSTEALRFVAWNAMKNRVPLDTSRLDWRMIKGDEKFDAVIAADVLYERVNLLPIVTAVDALLAPGGAAWIADPRRRLAEQFLELVHENGFEIAETRMFDAEGDQTVAVTIYKLQRATA; encoded by the coding sequence ATGCCTTTTGAACGATACACGGTGCCGGTGTCCGGAAGTTCGGACGCGGCCATTGACGAAGAGCTAACCCGTCTGAGAGCGGAACTTGCCGCTGAATACGATCTGCGGGAGGTTTCGCATCGCTTTGCAGAGAGCGACTTCACCTTTCTGAGCGTGCTCGACAGCTACGCGCTGCTCGATCGCATCGACCCCGCAGCTTTCGTGAAGGACGAGCAGATGCCCTACTGGGCGGAAATCTGGCCTGCCGCCGTGACGCTTTCCCGGCAGATCATGGAGAGCGGAGAACTTGCCGGGAAGTCGGTGCTCGAACTCGGAGCCGGTGTCGGCATGGCGAGCATCGCCGCCGCCAGAAGCGGCGCTCGCGTGCTCTGCACCGACTACTCGACCGAGGCGCTGAGGTTCGTGGCCTGGAACGCTATGAAGAATCGCGTGCCGCTCGATACCTCTCGCCTCGATTGGCGCATGATCAAGGGTGACGAAAAGTTCGATGCCGTCATCGCCGCCGACGTGCTCTACGAGCGGGTCAATCTGCTGCCCATCGTGACGGCCGTCGATGCGCTACTTGCTCCCGGCGGGGCGGCCTGGATCGCCGATCCTCGGCGGCGGCTTGCCGAGCAGTTTCTCGAACTGGTGCACGAGAACGGATTCGAGATCGCCGAGACGCGCATGTTCGACGCCGAAGGCGACCAGACAGTGGCGGTCACGATTTACAAACTGCAACGGGCGACGGCATGA
- the hprK gene encoding HPr(Ser) kinase/phosphatase yields the protein MNFDQKGLRKRSITVAYFFEKIQQRFDIKFRRLNGVDEQKRRIHERDLHRPGLAMAGFTKLFTYKRVQILGNTETRYLNHLSDEARSTAFANFVSFRMPCIILTSNNKLEPELIDMATNAGIPVFVTRCSSAKAIYQITDFLDEEFSLYQQYHGSMVDVYGVGVLLTGKSGLGKSEVALDLVERGHGLVADDVVVVKRRGETNALVASRNNIIDHFMEIRGLGVVDVRQNFGIRAIRDSKDVQVVVELLEWSKEAEYERLGLDQKTVKLLGVDLPLAQLPIFPGKNITVIIEVVALNFLLKRYAGYVPAEALTERIRNVINKDRAETPAPPTSVETSSEEYDDEND from the coding sequence ATGAATTTTGACCAGAAAGGGCTGAGAAAGCGATCGATCACGGTCGCCTATTTTTTTGAAAAAATACAGCAGCGATTCGACATCAAGTTTCGGCGTCTCAACGGTGTCGATGAGCAGAAGAGGCGCATCCACGAACGCGATCTCCATCGTCCCGGTCTGGCCATGGCGGGCTTCACCAAACTGTTCACCTACAAGCGCGTCCAGATTCTCGGCAATACCGAAACGCGCTATCTGAACCATCTTTCCGACGAAGCGCGCAGTACGGCGTTCGCCAATTTCGTGAGCTTCAGGATGCCCTGCATCATTCTGACCAGCAACAACAAGCTCGAACCGGAGTTGATCGACATGGCAACGAACGCCGGAATTCCGGTGTTTGTCACCCGTTGCTCTTCGGCGAAGGCGATCTATCAGATCACCGATTTTCTCGACGAAGAGTTCTCGCTCTACCAGCAGTACCACGGCTCGATGGTCGATGTGTACGGCGTGGGCGTGCTCTTGACCGGCAAGAGCGGGCTCGGCAAGTCGGAGGTGGCGCTCGATCTTGTCGAGCGGGGGCATGGTCTCGTGGCCGATGACGTCGTGGTGGTCAAGCGCCGGGGCGAGACCAATGCGCTGGTTGCGTCGCGCAACAATATCATCGACCATTTCATGGAGATTCGCGGACTTGGCGTTGTCGATGTCCGGCAGAATTTCGGCATCAGGGCGATTCGTGATTCCAAGGATGTGCAGGTGGTGGTCGAGCTGCTCGAATGGAGCAAGGAGGCCGAGTACGAACGGCTTGGCCTCGACCAGAAAACGGTGAAGCTGCTCGGCGTCGATCTGCCGCTGGCGCAGCTTCCGATCTTTCCGGGCAAGAACATCACGGTCATCATCGAGGTGGTTGCGCTCAACTTCCTCCTCAAGCGCTATGCCGGGTACGTGCCCGCCGAGGCACTGACCGAGAGGATTCGCAACGTTATCAACAAGGATCGTGCCGAAACGCCCGCTCCGCCAACCAGTGTAGAAACCAGTTCCGAAGAGTATGATGATGAAAACGACTAA
- a CDS encoding HPF/RaiA family ribosome-associated protein translates to MTNSVTSDAVTVKVTLRHSNNHGSIEDYARAAASGLLKFHAGALNCHVILDHQKNDHDQNKLAEITVHVPQHDFVARESAPTYEQAIDNCIDVLERQLKKLKEKQKNI, encoded by the coding sequence ATGACAAACTCAGTTACCAGTGATGCGGTTACCGTCAAGGTTACTCTTCGTCATTCCAACAATCACGGAAGCATAGAAGACTACGCGCGTGCTGCGGCTTCGGGTCTTTTGAAGTTTCATGCAGGCGCGCTCAATTGTCATGTCATTCTCGATCATCAGAAAAATGATCATGACCAGAACAAGTTGGCCGAAATCACCGTTCATGTGCCGCAGCACGATTTCGTGGCCAGAGAGTCGGCTCCAACCTATGAACAGGCGATAGACAACTGTATCGATGTCCTGGAGCGGCAGCTCAAGAAACTGAAGGAAAAGCAGAAGAACATCTGA
- a CDS encoding tetratricopeptide repeat protein, which yields MTDRENRIVAFRRSLALLALIAVTALSALPAKASVSRDSSATHASSSVEAADPMPDYVQGLILDMKGDYWGAIDLFRRVMARRPADAAVKYSISKAWYRLAVLDSAKVYGEAAVRLDPSNRHYLRYLAGVAHDRKEYDQAAELYGQALLLEPERTDLMYLQGLEYLAANQLEKALDVFEKSVRIDPYNEAALTQTLTLEIGLKRYAEAIDTVTKLRGLRESDRRLGITLAELYAKTGQDTLAIQTLWELAEGDRTNITYRIALFDHYIRAGRKEEFHRELTTFLDTSSFPPEPLHDFAKLYISRSSKDSLFVSPARLLLDELVARRPRDSELFMLKGMYHMVHGRKQEGAALLGKAIQLDSGNVTAWEYLITARFESGEKRKAFELLAQARRRLPGQRLRWSAIEGYLLLFSREPAKAAAVLETVARATMQPQEEALLIQVNTNLAMAYDLLGLKKRSRVAYERVIALDPHNTLAMNNFAYLLAEEGIRLQQALRLATNAVLLEPENGVYLDTLGWVYFKLGNHELARQLLEKALATGIDEAEVYRHLAEAYRKLGYEAKAREMLEKAKNVKKGKEHKKSGH from the coding sequence ATGACGGATAGAGAGAATCGCATCGTCGCGTTCCGGCGGAGCCTCGCGCTGCTGGCGCTCATCGCCGTCACCGCGCTGTCGGCGCTCCCGGCAAAGGCGTCGGTCAGCCGGGACAGTAGCGCGACTCACGCCTCTTCTTCCGTCGAGGCCGCCGACCCCATGCCCGACTACGTTCAGGGACTCATTCTCGACATGAAAGGCGATTACTGGGGAGCCATCGACCTCTTCAGGAGGGTGATGGCCCGGAGGCCCGCCGATGCCGCCGTGAAGTATTCGATCTCCAAAGCCTGGTATCGCCTGGCCGTGCTCGATTCGGCGAAGGTCTACGGCGAAGCGGCCGTCAGGCTCGATCCTTCGAACAGGCACTATCTCCGGTATCTGGCCGGTGTCGCCCATGACAGAAAAGAGTACGACCAGGCGGCGGAGCTTTACGGTCAGGCATTGCTTCTTGAGCCTGAGCGCACGGATCTCATGTATCTGCAAGGTCTTGAATATCTTGCGGCGAATCAGCTGGAGAAGGCGCTCGACGTGTTTGAGAAATCCGTGCGGATCGATCCGTACAACGAAGCTGCCCTGACGCAAACGCTGACGCTCGAAATAGGTCTCAAACGCTATGCTGAGGCCATCGATACAGTGACAAAACTACGCGGGCTTCGCGAAAGCGACCGGAGACTCGGTATCACGCTTGCGGAGCTTTATGCAAAAACCGGACAGGATACGCTGGCCATTCAGACGTTGTGGGAGCTGGCGGAGGGTGATCGCACCAATATCACCTACCGGATCGCCCTGTTCGACCACTACATAAGAGCCGGGCGGAAAGAGGAATTTCATCGTGAACTGACCACGTTTCTCGATACGTCATCATTCCCGCCGGAGCCGCTGCACGATTTCGCGAAGCTCTATATTTCTCGTTCCAGCAAGGATTCGCTGTTTGTCAGCCCGGCCCGGCTTCTGCTCGATGAGCTTGTCGCAAGGCGTCCGCGCGACAGCGAGCTTTTCATGCTGAAGGGAATGTACCACATGGTGCACGGCCGCAAGCAGGAGGGGGCCGCCCTGCTCGGCAAGGCGATTCAGCTCGACTCCGGCAATGTGACCGCGTGGGAGTACCTGATCACCGCTCGCTTCGAATCGGGTGAAAAACGCAAGGCGTTCGAGCTGCTCGCGCAGGCGCGGCGAAGGCTTCCCGGGCAGCGGCTGCGCTGGAGCGCCATCGAGGGGTATCTGCTGCTCTTTTCCAGAGAGCCTGCGAAAGCCGCCGCCGTGCTTGAAACGGTTGCAAGGGCGACGATGCAGCCTCAGGAAGAGGCGCTCCTGATTCAGGTCAACACCAATCTGGCGATGGCCTACGATCTTCTCGGCTTGAAAAAGCGTTCCCGCGTGGCCTATGAGCGGGTGATCGCGCTCGATCCGCACAACACTCTCGCTATGAACAATTTCGCCTATCTGCTCGCCGAAGAGGGCATCCGGCTTCAGCAGGCGTTACGCCTTGCAACGAACGCCGTGTTGCTCGAACCCGAAAACGGCGTCTATCTCGATACGCTCGGCTGGGTGTATTTCAAGCTCGGCAACCACGAGCTTGCCCGGCAGCTTCTCGAAAAAGCGCTTGCCACGGGTATCGATGAAGCCGAGGTATACCGCCACCTCGCCGAAGCATACCGGAAACTCGGCTATGAAGCCAAAGCACGGGAGATGCTGGAGAAGGCGAAGAACGTGAAGAAAGGAAAAGAGCACAAAAAAAGCGGCCATTGA
- a CDS encoding peptide-binding protein, translating into MMMKTTKRLSRLFSISLLAAATLLTACSKSGGKGGAISGAARDTTLVIGMLGDADYLNPVIGASLTSSEISGLIYPGLLQGEFDTKTGLLNYLALEKRLRPSSGPDEKSPKGALAKTWTMSPDHRSITYILRDDAKWADGQPITSRDFKFTYKLYGNPVIASPRQQFLAELIGADKGAVDFDRAIETPNDTTLVFHFYKPVPEHLALFHTSLTPLPEHLWKNVKSAEFRESKLNQQPVGAGPYRLAAWNKQQTLTLSSSATCNLPKPGNIRRIIYRVIPDYTVRLAQLQTGDVDVVENVKPEDFAAVQKANKNVDIKTIGLRVYDYVGWQNIDGDHYNSTGKVRPHPLFGDPAVRRALTLAIDRQSIIDGYLGEYGVLAKTDISPSLKWAYDDSIKPYSYDPAQAVKLLEAAGWMPGPDGIRQKNGRKFSFVLYTNAGNARRNYACTIIQQNLREIGIDCKIEMQESNVFFQNLQERKLGAWMAGWSIGLEIDPLDVWGSDLKKSRFNFPGFINPRIDQLCELAKNKMRTEEARPYWIEYQKILHEQQPITFLYWIRETQGFSKRIQGAKLNISGTYYNIDDWTLKPSIAP; encoded by the coding sequence ATGATGATGAAAACGACTAAACGCCTCTCCCGCCTTTTTTCGATTTCGCTGCTTGCGGCGGCGACCCTGTTGACCGCTTGTTCGAAGTCCGGCGGCAAGGGTGGCGCGATTTCTGGCGCGGCCAGGGACACCACGCTGGTTATCGGCATGCTTGGCGACGCCGATTATCTCAATCCGGTCATCGGCGCGTCGCTCACGTCGAGCGAGATCAGCGGCCTCATCTATCCCGGCCTGCTCCAGGGCGAGTTCGACACCAAAACCGGCCTGCTCAACTACCTCGCGCTCGAAAAGCGCCTGCGTCCCTCCTCCGGCCCCGACGAAAAGTCGCCGAAGGGGGCGCTGGCCAAAACCTGGACGATGTCGCCCGACCATCGATCCATCACCTACATTCTCCGCGACGACGCGAAGTGGGCCGACGGCCAGCCCATCACGTCGCGCGATTTCAAGTTCACCTACAAACTTTACGGCAATCCGGTGATCGCCAGCCCGCGCCAGCAGTTCCTTGCCGAGCTGATCGGCGCGGACAAGGGAGCGGTCGATTTCGACAGGGCGATCGAAACTCCGAACGACACCACGCTGGTCTTCCATTTCTACAAGCCGGTGCCGGAGCATCTCGCTCTTTTCCACACCTCGCTGACGCCATTGCCGGAGCATCTCTGGAAAAACGTCAAGTCCGCAGAGTTCCGTGAGTCGAAGCTCAACCAGCAGCCGGTTGGTGCCGGGCCGTACCGCCTCGCAGCGTGGAACAAGCAGCAAACGCTGACGCTCTCGTCGAGCGCCACCTGCAACCTGCCCAAGCCGGGCAACATCCGGCGTATCATCTACCGCGTCATTCCCGACTACACCGTCCGGCTCGCGCAGCTCCAGACCGGCGACGTTGATGTGGTCGAGAACGTCAAGCCGGAGGATTTCGCCGCCGTGCAGAAAGCCAACAAGAATGTCGATATCAAGACCATCGGCCTGCGGGTCTACGACTATGTTGGCTGGCAGAACATCGACGGGGATCACTACAACAGCACTGGCAAGGTGCGCCCGCACCCGCTTTTCGGCGATCCGGCCGTGCGCCGGGCGCTGACCTTGGCTATCGACCGGCAGTCGATCATCGACGGCTATCTCGGCGAGTACGGTGTTTTGGCCAAAACCGATATTTCCCCCTCGCTGAAGTGGGCCTACGACGACTCGATCAAGCCCTATAGCTACGATCCGGCGCAAGCCGTCAAGTTGCTCGAAGCCGCGGGATGGATGCCCGGCCCCGATGGCATCCGGCAGAAGAACGGACGCAAGTTCAGCTTTGTGCTCTATACGAACGCCGGAAACGCGCGCCGGAACTACGCCTGTACGATCATCCAGCAAAACCTTCGCGAGATCGGCATCGACTGCAAGATCGAAATGCAGGAGTCCAACGTCTTTTTCCAGAACTTGCAGGAGCGCAAGCTCGGGGCGTGGATGGCGGGCTGGTCGATCGGGCTTGAAATCGATCCGCTCGACGTCTGGGGTTCCGATCTGAAAAAAAGCCGCTTCAACTTCCCCGGCTTCATCAATCCGAGGATCGACCAGCTCTGCGAGCTTGCCAAGAACAAGATGCGCACCGAGGAGGCCCGACCCTACTGGATCGAGTATCAGAAAATTCTGCACGAACAGCAGCCGATCACCTTCCTGTACTGGATTCGCGAGACGCAGGGTTTCAGCAAGCGCATCCAGGGGGCGAAGCTCAATATCTCCGGAACCTATTACAACATCGACGACTGGACGCTGAAACCGTCAATCGCGCCGTAA